The segment CATTCGTCGGAAAACTGAGCCGTCACCATAACGGGAGCGGTTTGCGGCGCCGGAGCGGCTGGTGTGACAGGTGCGGCCGGTGCCGGCTGCGGCGCCGGTTTAGCCGGCGCCGACTGGGATTGCTTGGGCGCATCCGGCAGCGGCTGGTTTTCCGGCTTTCCTTCACCGCCGATAAACCACCACACAGCACCAAGCAGGCATACAGCCACCAGCGGAATCACAACCCAGGTATAGGAGGACTTGCCTTTTTTCGGCTCAGTATCAGCCGAAGGAGAAGGGGTGGTCGCCGCCTTCACTTCCACGACCGTTTCCGGCGCTACGCTGGCCGGAGCCTGACCCTGCCGGTATAAGTCAACCATTTCTTGACCGTTTAATCCCAAATAATTAGCATAATTGCGAATGAATCCCTTTAGATAGACCTCACCGGGAATGACCTTGAACTCCCCGTCTTCGATTGCCTGTATATACAACGCCCTGATACTGGTTGCCGACTCAATGTCCTTAACCGTCAGCCCCTTCTTTTCGCGTTCGGAGCGTAATATATCCCCCACTTGCTGCATGTACGTTTCCTCCTTATATCATACTGGCAGGATACCTGTGCCAGGGAACCAGGACGTGTTCTCAAACTATCCGCAACGTCCCCTGACGGCGCTTTTTGTGCCATACTTCGTTAAAATTTTTTGAAATAAGGGCCTTTATTCCTACAAAATTTTGCCTCGTCTGGCGCAAAACTCACTCGCCATGGACCATTCCGTTAGTTTGAAAACACGCCCTATTGATTTTCCTGATTAAAGTAACGTGCATAAATTTGATCGGAAGTCATTAAAATTTCACGGGCTTTGCTGCCCATATTCGGCCCTACAATGCGCATTTCCTCCATCGTGTCGATCAGGCGAGCCGCCCGGGTGTAGCCGATGCGGAATTTCCGCTGCAGCATGGACACGGAAGCCTGGCCTGTTTCCAAAACCATCCGGACGGCTTCTTCCAGCAACTCATCCGTCAGTATTGCCTGTTCTTTCTCAACACTTGCCTGTTGTCCCTCACAAGTGGTAATTCCTTCCGTATACTCCGGTTCGGCCTGCCGTTTTATGTAGTCCACCAGTTCTTCCACTTCACCGTCGGAAATGAAAGCACCTTGCACTCTAAGCGGTTTCGGAGCCCCAACCGGATAAAACAGCATATCGCCTTTGCCCAGCAGCTTCTCAGCACCGGCCATATCCAGGATGGTTCGGGAGTCAATCTGAGAAGACACGGCAAAGGAAATCCGGGAAGGCACATTCGCCTTGATGGTGCCGGTAATAACGTCGACCGAGGGCCGTTGAGTCGCCAGCACCAAATGCAGCCCGGCAGCCCGTGCTTTTTGGGCTAGGCGGCAGATGGCATCCTCCACATCGACCGGAGCAGCCATCATCAAATCCGCCAACTCGTCAATGATAATCACAATCAGCGGCAGACCCTCGCCGTCAATCGTTTCATTGTAGCGTCCGATATCCCGTACCCCGGCAGTGGCAAATACCGCATATCGCCGTTCCATCTCCTGCACCGCCCAGTTCAGGGAGGAAGCCGCCTTTTTGGCATCGGTCACCACTGGCGTCATCAGATGGGGTATACCGTTATAATTGGACAGTTCCACCACTTTGGGATCAATTAAAATAAACTTGACCTCCGACGGTGTTGTCCGGAACAGAATACTGGTAATCAACGTGTTAATGCACACGCTTTTACCGGAACCGGTAGCGCCAGCCACCAAAAGGTGGGGCATTTTCGCCAGATCGGCCCAGATCGCTTGTCCGGCAATATCCTTGCCCAGCGCTACGGTCAATTTGGATGACGCCTTTTTAATTTCTTCGCTTTCCAGGACCTCCCGCAAATGGACACCGGCAATATCCTTATTCGGCACTTCAATGCCAATTGCCGCTTTGCCCGGGATCGGCGCCTCGATACGGACTCCTGTAGCCGCCAGTTTCAGAGCGAGATCGTCAGCCAGGCCGACAATTTTGCTTACCTTGACGCCCGGCGCC is part of the Propionispora vibrioides genome and harbors:
- a CDS encoding helix-turn-helix domain-containing protein, which encodes MQQVGDILRSEREKKGLTVKDIESATSIRALYIQAIEDGEFKVIPGEVYLKGFIRNYANYLGLNGQEMVDLYRQGQAPASVAPETVVEVKAATTPSPSADTEPKKGKSSYTWVVIPLVAVCLLGAVWWFIGGEGKPENQPLPDAPKQSQSAPAKPAPQPAPAAPVTPAAPAPQTAPVMVTAQFSDECWLTVIADGKEIFEGIPKAGESLSWQAQKTLVVKLGNAGGVDWVYNGQSVGKLGKKGEVVTKTFAAKQ
- a CDS encoding FtsK/SpoIIIE family DNA translocase, with translation MPKLSELKPETRYELLGILLFTAGVLAFISLAGLHTGPFGLFMAKVQRYMLGIGALALPVVLVAIGSRYVWTQMAIDFSLKFWGLSFLYVLALTIFHHFKIPPGQEILPESLVAGGGLLGGMLLFFLRKLLGTDGSLVVLIGLAVCAVIGTTTWSLQRTLWLAKQKASDSLDSAREAIAAAKENLAEKMVRTDEEEPATASAGKCSGRSRSFYNQEQDVFKLPRQDTPVTPELVMDFAPDEPVMEIKSEKRENTRYSLPPLSILKRVVKTKQPKPSKEITDNAQILISTLDSFGVSARMINTCQGPAVTRYELEPAPGVKVSKIVGLADDLALKLAATGVRIEAPIPGKAAIGIEVPNKDIAGVHLREVLESEEIKKASSKLTVALGKDIAGQAIWADLAKMPHLLVAGATGSGKSVCINTLITSILFRTTPSEVKFILIDPKVVELSNYNGIPHLMTPVVTDAKKAASSLNWAVQEMERRYAVFATAGVRDIGRYNETIDGEGLPLIVIIIDELADLMMAAPVDVEDAICRLAQKARAAGLHLVLATQRPSVDVITGTIKANVPSRISFAVSSQIDSRTILDMAGAEKLLGKGDMLFYPVGAPKPLRVQGAFISDGEVEELVDYIKRQAEPEYTEGITTCEGQQASVEKEQAILTDELLEEAVRMVLETGQASVSMLQRKFRIGYTRAARLIDTMEEMRIVGPNMGSKAREILMTSDQIYARYFNQENQ